The Ischnura elegans chromosome 9, ioIscEleg1.1, whole genome shotgun sequence genome includes the window ttggatgaaataattgatgaaaattgattaaaaattgttatctCTATCTATATTATTCTGTCAGCATTATCTAGCAATCGTATTCTGTTTCCATTCAATTTGATTGctcaataaaaacaaattattgccTTCAAACTCCATTTTATAGGTTTCTACGATTCAGCAAATAGTTCTACCTGCATGGAGTCAGGTACATCTAAATGGCCCTCCACAGCCACTTGGCCCAACAACCCAAGCAATGTCTCCTCAAGAGGAGTGAGGGCTGTCACTTTGAGGGATGGCCCTCCTCCTGTCCCTCTGGCATGCCCCATAATCCTGGCAGCTTTCTGCTTCGTGTCGCACCGCCAGTCCTGCCAAACCTGCCAATAAATATTCCTCTGATACTGTCAAAAAATCAAATTAGAGACAATGCTATTGGATTAGTGTAAGCACAATATTACCTTAGCCCACTTCTCCGCCGTCTTTGTTGCTCCACTGGAGCAGGCGTTAAGGCGTATAGTTAGCTGTGCCCACAGCTGCTGCTTCTGGGCAGCAGCTTGTGGGCCAACTATTCTATTAGTGGCTAACCCCGGGTGGTCCACCATGAAATTCAGGAGCTCCTCCTTCTGCTCCTGTGACACCCTGGGTGTCACCCGC containing:
- the LOC124165803 gene encoding uncharacterized protein LOC124165803 isoform X2 is translated as MVDHPGLATNRIVGPQAAAQKQQLWAQLTIRLNACSSGATKTAEKWAKDWRCDTKQKAARIMGHARGTGGGPSLKVTALTPLEETLLGLLGQVAVEGHLDVPDSMQVELFAES
- the LOC124165803 gene encoding uncharacterized protein LOC124165803 isoform X1, whose protein sequence is MVDHPGLATNRIVGPQAAAQKQQLWAQLTIRLNACSSGATKTAEKWAKVWQDWRCDTKQKAARIMGHARGTGGGPSLKVTALTPLEETLLGLLGQVAVEGHLDVPDSMQVELFAES